Genomic segment of Malus domestica chromosome 15, GDT2T_hap1:
AACCCAGTTGTTGTTGcagcaaaataaataaataaataatccaAGCTCCCAATCAAACGGCTCATCAGTCacgagaaaaataaataaataaagttaaataaagaaaattttaacgaaaaactctttgtactgttcattttaacgaaaaactatatttttacactaaaaagtcaatctttgtactattcactttaccttttattttgtctttatcgttaaaactcaaagttttcaaacttttttcattagttttcctttaaataaaatGAGAAGATGGATTGAATAGAAGGATTTATGAATTGATTTCAGTTTCTTGGGAATTTTGAGATTGTTTTGCAAATTGGCGTGAGGTTTGTCGGACTTTGTATTCTGAAAAAACTTTCGGGGAGTTTGGTGGATGAGTTTTCTTAATGGATATACACGCAGGTAACATGTGATATGAGTAATCCGTTTCGactcgttaagaaaaaaattattttaataattttaaagtttaattactaacaaaattattataaaataggaaattttaacgaaaagctcacaaTACTGTTAACTTTAAcagaaaaaccatatttttacactaaaaaataaatcctagtactattcactttactctttattttgtctttattgttaaaactcaaagttttcaagcattttttattaatttttcttataaaaTAGTAAAATACTAGCATATAGGCACACACAAAATAtgtgagaaaattttttatttttgtttttgaaatagaagaagagaggaagagaatgaTAAAGAATGTGAGAGtgggaatttttatttttatttttattttttaattagagatatattatgattacatgtaGGTAAGGATTACATGTGAGagtgtgaaattatatttatgctccatattcttattcatgttatattttaattagaaggttaaactgataatttcattgggttttggttgaaaaattaagttttattcatttatttatttttattatgagagtttcttattattattactagAATAAATtgtacttaacatgttgttgtccaaaattaaaatcaactagtatagtattAGTAGAGGCAAGAAGACATGCCTACAAGTATGATAaatgtgaaaaaatatataaacactagTGATTCATCATTCCTCCACGAATAGACagtggttacacttacattatcgtttagatttttaaaaccctccaaaccctcatgaaaaGGAGGTAACATATATTTTCTATaatatagtactattgttttattcttttcataattatttttggtactcataatttgaatggtttataatgtttggtttttctatgcttagtttatgtGGAAGAGTGTTAATGTGGAAAGTCTCattgaaaacatcatcaatataactcttgaaggcaatatATCAAGCCAAAGTTTTAATACCATTTCCCatgatgattgatgaaaattgaaggatttgattgtaagaaaatgttcaaGGTTCCAAACCTTGAAACATAACTCCCTTAATTTTGCAAATcttttgaacatttgatattttgtaatgttctaatgatttttttattatgctcttatttttggtatgtaaatatgtaatacttgaaaaacaagtgtgtttttatgttttgaacgtgataatatgatatgtatatatttatttagtattatgtttttcaattgattatttattggtttaaaatatatttttcttaacaggtAACAGGTCGGATCATAttacccgttaatattatcgggtcgggtcattttacccgtttattttaacgggtgttacacgacatgaCCTGTTATGATATTAGGTATGACACAAAAATAACACAAACACATAAAACACGACATGAATGCCAAGCCTACTCCTGGGGTGCTTAAAAGAGCAGAAATAAATTAGTAAAGATGAAAAGGAGTAATAGGGATACTTGTCTTCATTTCTACAAACTAGTCACATACACAAATCAAACTCATTTATTTGGTAAACTTACTCTCTACAATGTTGCTTCAGGATCAAGGTAAAAAcatggaaggacgagaaaaatcttctctagtcaaaattcgatcgaattctataaacttcataattgtACCTATTCATGGACATAAGGGTTTCAATCATGTTTTGCTTTAGACAAGGTCATATGAGTGAACTGTTTGTAGAGTGAGCTACAGAGCCATGAAATCGTCTTTAGCAAGGTACTTCCCTTTATAATGCTTCAAGCATAAGTGttcaaatgaagatcatggctgAGACTTATTCAACTCTATTCacgccattgttggcttcaatggatGTCAACTGTTCAAATGTGAGTAGCTTTGAGACTACGAAATGTGAGTAGCTTTAAGGACCCATTGTGAGTGGCTTTGAGACTACAAAAGGATGTCAattgttcaaataaaaaaataaaaaatattgaatCATTAAATCACAAAAGTGGGAtgtgggtaaaaaaaaaattcaaagtaaTGAACTACGGATCACtagattaattcaatagatcatgACCAAACAGGAGTTGGTCGTGGAAGCAAGAAAATATAGATGTTTGGCCCATAGTGGGTTGTATGTAGGCCTGGGAAACTggtcgtgttcgtgtcattttcaTTTCATACTCGTTAAGATCAAGCCCGTTAAGATAAAGGGTTCTTAACAGATGACCCataacgacccgattcgttaACGAGTCATGTCATTTCATATCGTGTTAATGGGTCATGCAATAAATTGTCATGTTTAATGTCTAGGTCTGGCAAACAATATCCTATTGAGTTTTTAATGGGTGATCCCATAGCGACCTAACACGTTAATAGGTTACCCGAGAAAAACCCAACTCATTAATAGGTTGATGCGAAAACCGTTATTTTGTGTCGAGTTAACGGATCGTGTAAAAAATTATCTACCTTAGTGGTATGGCTGCGAGCTAAACAATTGGAAAGTCTAAAAAATAGGCGTGGGCCGTGAACAGTGCACCCGAACAAGAGATGGGTGCGAGGTGGAGCAAGAGCTAGCCTAAACATTGGGCGTGAGATCCGCGCATAGCAAGCCCAAGGAATTTGGCTTTAAAACCTGAAGCCGAACGGCGTCGTTCTAGAGCAACGCGACAGGAACGACTTGGTGCAACGGCTTCatgcaattagggttttgacaaaaaaatcttaatttgcttctatttgttttttttttttttttgtactcaCACAATTCACCGTAGCAATATCCAAAAGCAGATTAAAATACAATTTTTGCATAgcaaaaataacataataaaatattgcGAATGCATGAACATGATATATATTGAACAATATATGCGGTATAAGACAATATATAAAGCATAGATAAATTGAGAGTTCATGCATCATGATGAATGTTCTTATATGATCagggtataaaatatcgatttCATGTTTTTGAAGAACCTAGATTGGATGAAAACAGGACTGGTACCACGATCCAATCCTAGATAGGCATACCTAATTTTAATAGCAAGCATAGTAACAATGAAAATGGCTCCTTTTTTAGTAAGATTATACGAACAAAAGCTGAAAGCCTTTAAATGCTAGTTGTAGAAGGTCTGTCCCCAAAATCTGGAATTTTATCTCCAATGCTTTGTATTACGTCCAACATAGACATTGAAAGAACAAGTAATTGAATTAATAGCAAATAGATCAactcaataaaataataaataaatcaaaataaaaatgattaaaacatAATACTCCCCTAAAGTGAAGATGATTAAACTCTTTTTTGCGCAGTGTCAAGAGcgtgctaataacgtgttgtaggcatattTTATTGAGGGAAAAGAGAGGGAGGAGGCCAACAGTAGATAGAGAGAAGACAGAATTTAGTGATTATGTGGTGTTGATTTCTCACCCAattatgcttttatttatagtagtaaggaaAGGAGAATCGTTGCCTTTCAAGTAATACACTACAACTAGAAAACTAtctaaaatatatatagaaTCCTACAACGATTTAAACAATCACAACTAACTAATTTAGGACTGCAACAAAGATGAATTACTCATTAAAAAGTGTATTCATTCCAATATTCCAAATAGTCCATAACCTTTTAATAACTTAAGGACCGAAAGAGGATTGGTGGAAAGAAAATGGAGCCAAGTGATGATGATGGTATAGGGGAAAGGACCGAATGAGATGGAGGAAACAGGGGAACGAGATTTGAGGCTCAGGAtgatgaaaaaacaaaaatttctcACTGCTTAAGCTGTAAACAATGAGTTCATGTGCACTTGCAGTTATGTATGCCAGCAACTTACCAGTTTAAAAACCATAACAATCCTCACAGAATTTTACGCGGTATACATGGCAGATAATCGCCTCAAGCGTCATTAACAGATTCAGCTTCCTCAAATTTCAATCGATCGATAtcaactttaaaaacaaatatgAGAAATGGACTTCCCTAAGCATATCTACATACATAATGCTATGAAATGACTTTGCCAAAGTATGCAGAAGCATTGCAAAAGCAAGCTCGAGGAATTAATGCagcaaaagagagagagagaattcaaAGTTGAAATTACGACAAATTTGGTAGTAAAAAGTATATCTTGTCTTGAAGATTTCACGCATTCTGCGTTGAAGACATGTACTttaacaacaaaagaaaaatcaccATCGGAAGCCATAACATAAGACCACACTTGTTGCAGTCCAtatgttctttttattttcttacctTTGAGAGcctaaaaaacttgaaatttcagTACCAGAACCCTTATTTCAATGTACAACGGCTTTCCTTTGTATTGACGTATCACCATACCAACTTGGTTTTTCTCATGTAGGAATGGCGCAAAGGCCGTTTAGAAGGCCATTGATTTCTTGATTTTGCTAGAAACTGACTTAAAAGCTTGAGACATTATAAAGGGTGCCCAGAGGTGCCCAAATCTTCATAAGGGTAGGATTGAGCTAAGACTCCTTCCATGTTTGGATGAAAAAAGCTTCCTGCCAGATGCAAAGGGCTTTTTCATTGATATTGACCCCATCTGCAGAGAAAACCCAATTGAAGAACTTCTCATTAGTTTGGCTAGGCTCGAACTTGAACTGCCATGCTTCGAAACATTCCCCAAATTCATATTCTTTACATGTGATTGGGAATTCGAACTTCCTTCTTCAGGAATTACCTTCGCCACATCGCGATATATCCTCAAAGCAGACATTGAATCCATCGAAACTGATCTCCTCATTGGTTGAATATCCTCTTCAGTAACACGCCGATTGTCAGTCAAATCACTGAATGCTCTCGGATCACAACTTCCCACAGGCACAATGGAATTTCGCAAAAACTTCCTCGAACTTTCAGCGGCCCTTCCCTCAATTGGAATTACAGAAACATTACCATCCTCTCCAGCCCCAACCTCATTAGTCCAACTTCCAACACTTTCAGCCCCTCCATCACCCTCCAAATTCTCCACCTCACCGCTATCCCTTGAACCTGAACCACTCGAAACAGGCTCCGGGACACTCACCTGAGCACTACCAGTGTCATAAACAATCGGAGCGCGGCAAAGCGGGCAATTCTTATGTGATCTCAACCAGGTATCAATACAAGGGATGTGAAAGGCATGACTGCACTTCGGCAAAAGCCTAAGactctcatcttcttcaaactcaTTCAAGCAAACAGAACAATCCGTTCCCTCAATCAAACCCTCATCTTTTCGAAACTTGCAGACAGTTATAGAGTCAATCACAGATTGTGGGAGACCAACAGTCTGTATGTACCAAATGGGATGATCAAGAACAGGACCGTGATCTTCATCAATAAAATCTTGTTGGGCATCAAACAAAATCGGTAAGGACCTACTCCTCGACGAATTGttgcggcggcggcggcggtaAAATCTAACAATTGAGAAAACAATAGCAAGAAGAAGAGCAGCCCCAATCGTACAAATTGTGATAGTCATACTTGTTTCAATCAACTGCTTCCGCTCATCAGTCAGGGTTGGCGGCGGCGTACATGGTGGCGTAGGAGGGTTTGGTACAATTGGAGGAGCAAGCTGACTACCAGCATAGACTACAAGATTCTTACAGACAGCAGGGCAGGTTTTGAAACAAGATTCAAAACAATAACCCCCTTTGTTCCAGAGTGGATCACAAGAAAGTGAACAAGCCAATTGCTCACTCAGATTTGTTGGTGCTAGGAAATTTCTGTGATCAAACTCcattgaaacaaaacaaaacagagcAAAAACAGAGGAGATCCAAAACAGGGGATTAGCAATTCATACCTTTTATTGCTTATGATCCAGAAAAGGGGAGGATCGGAGAGAGTCAAAGGCAACAAGTTGGTGAAGGTTTTGTTTGGAGGGTTGGTTTCCACC
This window contains:
- the LOC103401610 gene encoding RING-H2 finger protein ATL54-like, encoding MEFDHRNFLAPTNLSEQLACSLSCDPLWNKGGYCFESCFKTCPAVCKNLVVYAGSQLAPPIVPNPPTPPCTPPPTLTDERKQLIETSMTITICTIGAALLLAIVFSIVRFYRRRRRNNSSRSRSLPILFDAQQDFIDEDHGPVLDHPIWYIQTVGLPQSVIDSITVCKFRKDEGLIEGTDCSVCLNEFEEDESLRLLPKCSHAFHIPCIDTWLRSHKNCPLCRAPIVYDTGSAQVSVPEPVSSGSGSRDSGEVENLEGDGGAESVGSWTNEVGAGEDGNVSVIPIEGRAAESSRKFLRNSIVPVGSCDPRAFSDLTDNRRVTEEDIQPMRRSVSMDSMSALRIYRDVAKVIPEEGSSNSQSHVKNMNLGNVSKHGSSSSSLAKLMRSSSIGFSLQMGSISMKKPFASGRKLFSSKHGRSLSSILPL